CACATCGCGGACTGATAGAGCGGCTTGGGAAATACATCAGATTTGCACAGCCCGGATTTCATTGGATTATCCCTTTTATAGATAAAATATACATTATAAATACCACCGAGCAAATGGTTGATGCACAACCACAGGAAATTATTACAAATGATAACCTTAACGCAAGTGTAGATGCACAGGTTTACTTCAGGGTAATAGAAACCGAAGAAAGCGTGAAAAGTTCCCAATACAATGTAAACAACTACAAATTGCAAATTGTAAACCTTGCACGTACCACATTGCGTAATATTATAGGAACGCTTACTTTAAGATCGGCAAATAGTGAAAGAGGAAAGATCAATGCCGAATTGCACAATACCCTGCGAAATGAAACTGCAAGCTGGGGGATTATCATTGTACGTACAGAACTAAAAGAAATAGACCCACCTAGAGATGTGCAGGAGACCATGAATAAGGTCGTGAAAGCAGAAAACGAAAAGATCGCAGCTATTGACTATGCTACAGCAACAGAAACTGCTGCAGACGGTGTAAAACGGGCAAAGATAAAAGAAGCAGAGGGGTCAAAGCAGGCAAAAATATTACATGCCGAAGGCGATGCCGAAGCAATTAAGCTGGTTAATGAAGCTGCCAATAAATATTTTGTTGGCAATGCACAATTGTTAAGAAAACTGGAAACTGTGGAGAACTCGCTGCGGTCGAATGCTAAAATTGTAATTCCTACAGGAACTGAACTGGTAAATGTTATTGGCGAAATGGCTGGTGTACTACCCATAAATATGAAGAAAGACACTAGCCGGGAACGTGAAAAACTATCAAATGAAGACTGATTCTATCCAACAATTGGGCATCAATACTGTTCGTGTATTGTCCGCTGATGCTGTACAAAAAGCAAATTCAGGTCATCCGGGAACACCAATGGGACTTGCACCTGTAGGTCATGTTCTGTGGACCGAAAGTATGACCTACAATCCAAAAAATCCCGAATGGGCGAATCGCGACCGTTTTATATTGTCTGCAGGTCATGCTTGTATGTTACAATATAGTTTTCTGTACCTCACCGGTTACGACATTACCCTTGATGATATCAAG
This is a stretch of genomic DNA from Candidatus Pedobacter colombiensis. It encodes these proteins:
- a CDS encoding SPFH/Band 7/PHB domain protein produces the protein MGTQGTIIIIAIIILFFMGVKIVRPTHRGLIERLGKYIRFAQPGFHWIIPFIDKIYIINTTEQMVDAQPQEIITNDNLNASVDAQVYFRVIETEESVKSSQYNVNNYKLQIVNLARTTLRNIIGTLTLRSANSERGKINAELHNTLRNETASWGIIIVRTELKEIDPPRDVQETMNKVVKAENEKIAAIDYATATETAADGVKRAKIKEAEGSKQAKILHAEGDAEAIKLVNEAANKYFVGNAQLLRKLETVENSLRSNAKIVIPTGTELVNVIGEMAGVLPINMKKDTSREREKLSNED